The following is a genomic window from bacterium.
ATCCTTAATAATCCGGTTAGGAAAAAACTTGTTACCGACTGGAAAGATTATTCTTTTTCTGGTTCGCTTGATTTTAATTTGAATAAAATTATCAGTTAATGTTTACGCAGGCTAAAGCCTGCGGCTATAAAACCACCGGTAACTGACCGGTTACTAATCTGAAAATATCGGATTGTAATCCTTTATTAACTTCAAGCGGGAGATTTAAAATGCCGGAAATTACAGGACATCGTTTCATTAAGGATTTAAAAGAGGGAGAGAAGGTAAAAGCTGTTTACCTTTTGAGAGCAAAAACAAGCGGTTTAACAAAAAAGGGTGATTTTTATATTTCGCTCGAACTTATCGACAAGACAGGAAAGGTTGACGCAAAAATATGGGAAACAAATGAAAATGTTTATAAAAATTTAACTATCGATTCTTTTGTGGAGGTTGAAGGTTATATTGATTTTTTTAAAGGATTTCCCCAGATAAGGGTGACATCAATACGAAACATTAGAAAGGAAGATGAGGAGAACATTGTATTTGAAAATTATCTGCCGTGTTCACCTTTTGATATTGAAGAAATGTATAATGAGCTTCAAACGATAATTTCCGCCGTAAAAAACCCTTTTTATCAAAAACTTTTACAAAGCATTTTTTCCGATAAAAAATTTGCAAATACGTTTAAAAGATGTCCCGCGGCCACGGATTTCCATCATCCTTATTTAGGAGGGTTACTGGAACATACGTTGAGCCTTGCGAAACTCGCAAAACTTATTCTTAAAAATTACTCCGATATAGT
Proteins encoded in this region:
- a CDS encoding HD domain-containing protein → MPEITGHRFIKDLKEGEKVKAVYLLRAKTSGLTKKGDFYISLELIDKTGKVDAKIWETNENVYKNLTIDSFVEVEGYIDFFKGFPQIRVTSIRNIRKEDEENIVFENYLPCSPFDIEEMYNELQTIISAVKNPFYQKLLQSIFSDKKFANTFKRCPAATDFHHPYLGGLLEHTLSLAKLAKLILKNYSDIVNEELLITGCILHDIGKTEELSYQRSLNYTNRGKFIGHIVIGAGIVEKKIREIPDFPQDMADLILHLILSHHGEYEWGSPRRPKCLEAVMLHHIDNIDAKVNGFHWFINSYTVDKDSSWTNYSKMFDEYLYKDSKLFEIKIKEDKLF